Proteins co-encoded in one Natrinema sp. CBA1119 genomic window:
- a CDS encoding helix-turn-helix transcriptional regulator produces MTEFRWNALYVIAAAEPVKGTKIREELEDYYGTEVNHGRLYPNLDTLVDMGLVTKRERDKRTNEYRVTDRAESAMAHQQQWERERFDGVSA; encoded by the coding sequence ATGACCGAATTTCGGTGGAATGCACTCTACGTGATCGCCGCCGCTGAACCAGTCAAGGGAACGAAAATCCGCGAAGAACTCGAGGACTACTACGGCACCGAGGTCAATCACGGGCGGCTGTATCCAAATCTCGACACGTTGGTCGACATGGGACTCGTCACGAAACGCGAACGCGACAAGCGGACCAACGAGTACCGCGTGACCGACCGCGCCGAGTCGGCAATGGCGCACCAACAACAATGGGAACGCGAGCGGTTCGACGGGGTGAGCGCGTAA